Proteins encoded together in one Centropristis striata isolate RG_2023a ecotype Rhode Island chromosome 6, C.striata_1.0, whole genome shotgun sequence window:
- the LOC131973192 gene encoding myosin heavy chain, fast skeletal muscle-like isoform X19, with amino-acid sequence MSTDAEMAVYGKAAIYLRKPEKERIEAQNKPFDAKSACYVADAKELYLKGTITKKDGGKVTVKLLGSEERTVKEDDVSPMNPPKYDKIEDMAMMTHLNEASVLYNLKERYAAWMIYTYSGLFCATVNPYKWLPVYDAEVVSAYRGKKRMEAPPHIFSVSDNAFQFMLCDRENQSVLITGESGAGKTVNTKRVIQYFATISVGGEKKRDTSKGSLEDQIIAANPLLEAYGNAKTVRNDNSSRFGKFIRIHFGASGKLSSADIETYLLEKSRVTFQLPDERGYHIFYQMMTNHKPELIELSLITTNPYDFPMCSQGQITVASIDDKVELEATDNAIDILGFTGEEKMSIYKMTGAVLHHGNMKFKQKQREEQAEPDGTEDADKVAYLLGLNSADMLKALCYPRVKVGNEFVTKGQTVPQVNNAVPALAKSIYERMFLWMVIRINQMLDTKQPRQYFIGVLDIAGFEIFDYNSMEQLCINFTNEKLQQFFNHHMFVLEQEEYKKEGIIWEFIDFGMDLAACIELIEKPMGIFSILEEECMFPKATDTSFKNKLYDQHLGKNRAFEKPKPAKGKVEAHFSLVHYAGTVDYNISGWLDKNKDPLNESVIQLYQKSSVKLLNLLYPPVASASKKGGKKKGGSMQTVSSQFRENLGKLMTNLRSTHPHFVRCLIPNESKTPGLMENFLVIHQLRCNGVLEGIRICRKGFPSRILYADFKQRYKVLNASVIPEGQFIDNKKASEKLLGSIDVPHDEYRFGHTKVFFKAGLLGTLEEMRDEKLASLVTMTQAMCRGFLMRREFVKMMERKEAIYTIQYNVRSFMNVKHWPWMKVYYKIKPLLKSAETEKELAAMKENYEKMASDLATALAKKKELEEKMVSLLQEKNDLQLQVASEGENLSDAEERCEGLIKSKIQLEAKLKETTERLEDEEEINSELTAKKRKLEDECSELKKDIDDLELTLAKVEKEKHATENKVKNLTEEMASQDESIAKLTKEKKALQEAHQQTLDDLQAEEDKVNTLTKAKTKLEQQVDDLEGSLEQEKKLRMDLERAKRKLEGDLKLAQESIMDLENDKQQSDEKLKKKDFEVSQLLSKIEDEQSMGAQLQKKIKELQARIEELEEEIEAERAARAKVEKQRADLSRELEEISERLEEAGGATAAQIEMNKKREAEFQKLRRDLEESTLQHEATAAALRKKQADSVAELGEQIDNLQRVKQKLEKEKSEYKMEIDDLSSNMEAVAKAKGNLEKMCRTLEDQLSELKTKNDENVRQINDTSAQKARLLTENGEFGRQIEEKEALVSQLTRGKQAFTQQIEELKRQIEEEVKAKNALAHGLQSARHDCDLLREQFEEEQEAKAELQRGMSKANSEVAQWRSKYETDAIQRTEELEEAKKKLAQRLQEAEEQIEAVNSKCASLEKTKQRLQSEVEDLMIDVERANGLAANLDKKQRNFDKVLAEWKQKFEEGQAELEGAQKEARTLSTELFKMKNSYEEALDQLETMKRENKNLQQEISDLTEQIGETGKSIHELEKSKKQVETEKSEIQTALEEAEGTLEHEESKILRVQLELNQIKGEVDRKLAEKDEEMEQIKRNSQRVIDSMQSTLDSEVRSRNDALRIKKKMEGDLNEMEIQLSHANRQAAESQKQLRNVQAQLKDAQLHLDDAVRAQEDVKEQAAMVERRNGLMVAEIEELRAALEQTERSRKIAEQELVDASERVGLLHSQNTSLLNTKKKLETDLVQVQGEVDDTVQEARNAEDKAKKAITDAAMMAEELKKEQDTSAHLERMKKNLEVAVKDLQHRLDEAENLAMKGGKKQLQKLETRVRELETEVEAEQRRGADAVKGVRKYERRVKELTYQTEEDKKNVTRLQDLVDKLQLKVKAYKRQAEEAEEQANVHLSKCRKVQHELEEAEERADIAESQVNKMRAKSRDAGKVSTHQCCEK; translated from the exons ATGAGTACCGACGCGGAGATGGCCGTTTACGGCAAGGCTGCCATTTACCTTCGTAAGCCAGAGAAGGAGAGGATTGAGGCTCAAAACAAACCTTTTGATGCCAAGAGTGCCTGCTACGTGGCCGATGCCAAGGAGCTGTACCTGAAGGGCACAATCACCAAGAAAGATGGTGGCAAAGTCACCGTCAAACTCCTGGGCTCTGAGGAG AGGACAGTTAAAGAAGATGACGTCTCTCCAATGAACCCTCCCAAGTACGACAAGATTGAGGACATGGCCATGATGACCCATCTCAATGAAGCCTCTGTGCTGTATAACCTCAAAGAGCGTTATGCAGCATGGATGATCTAC ACCTACTCTGGGTTGTTCTGTGCAACTGTGAACCCCTACAAGTGGCTCCCAGTGTACGATGCTGAAGTTGTCAGTGCCTACAGAGGCAAGAAGCGTATGGAGGCTCCACCCCATATCTTCTCCGTCTCTGACAACGCTTTCCAGTTCATGCTGTGTG ACAGGGAGAACCAGTCCGTCTTGATCAC TGGAGAGTCTGGTGCTGGAAAGACTGTGAACACAAAGCGTGTCATCCAGTACTTCGCAACAATCTCAGTTGGTGGAGAAAAGAAGAGGGACACCTCAAAG GGATCCCTTGAGGATCAGATTATTGCAGCCAATCCCCTGCTGGAGGCCTATGGTAACGCCAAAACTGTGAGGAATGACAACTCCTCTCGTTTC GGTAAATTCATCAGAATCCATTTCGGTGCAAGTGGTAAACTGTCTAGTGCTGATATTGAGACTT ATCTGCTGGAGAAGTCTAGAGTGACATTCCAGCTTCCCGATGAGAGAGGCTACCACATCTTCTACCAGATGATGACCAACCACAAACCCGAGCTGATTG AACTGTCTCTCATCACAACCAACCCCTACGACTTCCCCATGTGCAGTCAGGGTCAGATCACTGTGGCCAGTATTGATGACAAGGTTGAGCTGGAAGCCACTGAT AATGCCATTGACATCCTGGGCTTCACCGGAGAGGAGAAGATGAGCATCTACAAGATGACTGGTGCTGTGCTCCACCATGGTAACATGAAGTTCAAGCAGAAGCAGCGTGAGGAGCAGGCTGAGCCAGATGGCACAGAGG ATGCTGACAAGGTTGCTTACTTGCTGGGTCTGAACTCCGCTGACATGCTGAAGGCTCTGTGCTATCCCAGAGTGAAGGTCGGAAATGAGTTTGTCACCAAGGGACAGACTGTACCTCAG GTGAATAACGCTGTGCCTGCCCTGGCCAAGTCTATCTATGAGAGGATGTTCTTGTGGATGGTCATCCGTATCAACCAGATGTTGGACACCAAGCAGCCAAGGCAGTACTTCATTGGTGTGCTGGATATTGCTGGCTTTGAGATCTTTGAT TATAACAGCATGGAGCAGCTGTGCATCAACTTCACCAATGAGAAACTGCAACAGTTCTTCAACCACCACATGTTCGTCCTGGAGCAAGAGGAGTACAAGAAGGAGGGTATTATCTGGGAGTTCATTGACTTTGGCATGGACTTGGCTGCCTGCATTGAGCTGATTGAGAAG CCCATGGGCATCTTCTCCATCCTTGAAGAGGAGTGCATGTTCCCCAAGGCCACAGACACATCCTTCAAGAACAAGCTGTATGACCAGCATCTTGGCAAAAACAGAGCATTTGAGAAGCCCAAGCCCGCCAAGGGCAAGGTTGAGGCTCACTTCTCCCTGGTCCACTATGCTGGTACCGTGGACTACAATATCTCTGGCTGGCTGGACAAGAACAAGGACCCACTGAACGAGTCTGTTATTCAGCTGTACCAGAAGTCCTCAGTGAAACTGCTGAATCTTCTGTATCCCCCTGTT GCTAGCGCCAGCAAGAAGGGAGGCAAGAAGAAGGGTGGTTCTATGCAGACTGTGTCTTCACAGTTTAGG GAGAACTTGGGCAAGCTGATGACCAACTTGAGGAGCACCCATCCTCACTTTGTGCGCTGCCTGATTCCCAATGAGTCAAAGACTCCAG GTCTGATGGAGAACTTCCTGGTCATCCACCAGCTCAGGTGTAACGGTGTGCTGGAGGGTATCAGAATCTGCAGGAAAGGTTTCCCCAGCAGAATCCTCTATGCTGACTTCAAACAGAG GTACAAGGTACTGAATGCCAGTGTCATCCCTGAGGGCCAGTTCATTGACAACAAGAAGGCTTCAGAGAAGCTGCTTGGGTCAATTGATGTGCCCCATGATGAGTACAGATTCGGACACACCAAG GTGTTCTTCAAGGCTGGTCTGCTGGGTACCCTTGAGGAGATGAGAGATGAAAAACTTGCTTCTCTGGTCACCATGACTCAAGCTATGTGCCGTGGTTTCCTCATGAGGAGAGAGTTTGTGAAGATGATGGAGAGGAA GGAAGCCATCTATACCATCCAGTACAATGTTCGCTCATTCATGAATGTCAAACACTGGCCATGGATGAAGGTGTACTACAAGATCAAGCCTCTGCTGAAGAGTGCTGAGACTGAGAAGGAGCTGGCAGCTATGAAGGAGAACTACGAGAAAATGGCATCTGACTTGGCTACTGCCCTGGCCAAGAAGAAGGAACTGGAGGAGAAGATGGTCTCCCTTCTGCAGGAGAAGAATGATCTGCAGCTGCAAGTAGCATCT GAAGGAGAGAATCTGTCAGATGCTGAGGAGAGATGTGAGGGACTTATCAAGAGCAAGATTCAGCTGGAAGCCAAACTCAAAGAGACAACTGAGAGactggaggatgaagaggaaatCAATTCTGAGCTCACTGCCAAGAAGAGAAAGCTGGAGGATGAATGCTCTGAGCTCAAGAAGGATATTGATGACCTGGAGCTTACCTTGGCCAAAGTGGAGAAGGAGAAACATGCCACTGAGAACAAG GTGAAGAACCTGACTGAGGAGATGGCCTCTCAGGATGAGAGCATTGCTAAGCTGACCAAGGAAAAGAAGGCCCTTCAGGAGGCTCACCAGCAGACTCTTGATGACCTGCAGGCTGAGGAAGACAAAGTCAATACTCTGACCAAAGCAAAGACCAAGCTTGAGCAGCAAGTGGATGAT CTTGAGGGATCCCTGGAGCAAGAGAAGAAGCTGCGTATGGACCTTGAGAGAGCCAAGAGAAAGCTGGAGGGTGATCTCAAACTGGCTCAGGAATCCATCATGGATCTTGAGAATGACAAGCAGCAGTCTGATGAGAAACTTAAGAA GAAGGACTTTGAAGTCAGTCAGCTCCTTAGCAAGATTGAAGATGAGCAGTCAATGGGTGCTCAGCTTCAGAAGAAGATCAAGGAGCTCCAG GCCCGTATTGAGGAACTGGAGGAGGAGATTGAGGCTGAGCGCGCTGCTCGTGCCAAGGTTGAGAAGCAGAGAGCTGACCTCTCCAGGGAACTTGAGGAGATCAgcgagaggctggaggaggctggcgGCGCCACTGCTGCTCAGATTGAGATGAACAAGAAGCGTGAAGCTGAGTTCCAGAAGCTCCGTCGTGACCTCGAGGAGTCCACTCTGCAGCATGaagccactgctgctgctcttcgCAAGAAGCAGGCTGACAGCGTTGCTGAACTCGGAGAGCAGATCGACAACCTCCAGCGTGTCAAGCAGAAGCTTGAGAAGGAGAAGAGTGAATACAAGATGGAGATTGATGACCTCTCCAGCAACATGGAGGCTGTTGCTAAAGCAAAG GGAAATCTGGAAAAGATGTGCCGTACTCTTGAGGACCAACTTAGCGAACTGAAGACCAAGAATGATGAAAATGTCCGTCAAATCAATGACACAAGTGCACAGAAAGCCCGTCTCCTGACAGAAAATG GTGAGTTCGGCCGTCAAATTGAGGAGAAAGAAGCTCTTGTCTCCCAGCTGACCAGAGGCAAACAGGCCTTCACACAGCAGATTGAGGAGCTCAAGAGACAGATTGAAGAGGAGGTTAAG GCCAAGAATGCTCTTGCTCATGGACTGCAATCAGCCCGCCACGACTGTGACCTGCTGAGGGAGCAGtttgaggaggagcaggaggccaAGGCTGAGCTGCAGCGTGGAATGTCCAAGGCCAACAGTGAGGTGGCTCAGTGGAGATCCAAGTATGAAACTGATGCTATCCAGCGCACTGAGGAGCTTGAGGAAGCCAA GAAAAAGCTTGCTCAGCGCCTTCAGGAGGCTGAGGAGCAGATTGAGGCCGTGAATTCCAAGTGTGCTTCTCTTGAGAAGACCAAACAGAGGCTCCAGAGTGAGGTGGAGGACCTCATGATTGATGTGGAGAGGGCCAATGGACTGGCTGCTAACCTGGACAAGAAGCAGAGGAACTTTGACAAG GTGTTGGCAGAGTGGAAGCAGAAGTTTGAGGAGGGTCAGGCAGAGCTTGAGGGAGCACAGAAGGAGGCTCGTACTCTCAGCACTGAGCTGTTCAAGATGAAGAACTCTTATGAGGAAGCTCTGGATCAGCTGGAGACCATGAAGCGTGAAAACAAGAACCTGCAGC AGGAGATCTCAGATCTGACTGAACAGATTGGTGAGACTGGCAAGAGCATCCATGAGCTGGAGAAGTCCAAGAAGCAGGTGGAGACAGAGAAGTCTGAGATCCAGACAGCTCTTGAGGAGGCTGAG GGAACTCTGGAGCACGAGGAGTCTAAGATCCTGCGTGTCCAGCTGGAGCTCAACCAGATTAAGGGTGAGGTGGACAGGAAGCTGGCAGAGAAAGATGAGGAGATGGAGCAGATCAAGAGGAACAGCCAGAGGGTGATTGACTCCATGCAGAGCACCCTTGATTCCGAGGTCAGGAGCAGGAATGATGCCCTGAGAATCAAGAAGAAGATGGAGGGAGACCTGAATGAGATGGAGATTCAGCTGAGCCACGCCAATCGCCAGGCTGCTGAGTCCCAGAAGCAGCTCAGGAATGTGCAGGCACAGCTGAAG GATGCCCAACTGCACCTTGACGATGCTGTCAGAGCTCAGGAAGACGTGAAGGAACAAGCTGCTATGGTGGAACGCAGGAACGGTCTCATGGTTGCTGAAATTGAGGAACTTAGAGCTGCTCtggaacagacagagagaagccGCAAAATCGCTGAGCAGGAGCTGGTGGACGCCAGTGAGCGTGTTGGACTTCTGCACTCTCAG AACACAAGCCTTCTGAACACCAAGAAGAAGCTTGAGACTGacctggtccaggtccagggTGAGGTGGATGACACTGTTCAGGAAGCAAGAAATGCAGAGGATAAGGCCAAGAAGGCCATCACCGAT GCTGCTATGATGGCTGAGGAGCTGAAGAAGGAGCAGGATACCAGCGCTCACCtggagaggatgaagaagaacCTTGAGGTCGCAGTCAAGGACCTGCAGCATCGTCTGGATGAGGCTGAGAACCTGGCCATGAAGGGTGGCAAGAAGCAGCTGCAGAAACTTGAGACAAGG GTGCGTGAGCTGGAGACTGAGGTTGAGGCTGAGCAGAGACGTGGAGCAGATGCTGTTAAGGGTGTCCGCAAATACGAGAGGAGGGTGAAGGAACTCACCTATCAG ACTGAGGAGGACAAGAAAAATGTCACCAGGCTGCAGGATCTGGTTGACAAGCTGCAGCTTAAGGTGAAGGCCTACAAGAGGCAGGCTGAGGAGGCG GAGGAGCAGGCCAACGTTCATCTGTCCAAGTGCAGGAAGGTCCAGCAtgagctggaggaggctgaggaGCGCGCTGACATTGCAGAGTCCCAGGTCAACAAGATGAGAGCCAAGAGCCGTGATGCTGGCAAGGTAAGTACGCATCAGTGTTGTGAAAAATAA